From the genome of Acropora palmata chromosome 8, jaAcrPala1.3, whole genome shotgun sequence:
GTAATCTACAATACATAGGAGAGACAAAACGACGTTTAAAACAccgccgtaccatagataaccctaacaacacatctaaacctaccacagccgcagaacatttcctgtcctctcttaaccacactgctaacgacatgatattaatccccatcgaaaaaatcttctccaaccgagattccatccgtaaggccagggaagcttttttaattcaaaaaagcagaacaattgatcccgatggtctgaacatccgcgaagaaacctattaatattgttacctcttatcatgttatttcattattttttcaccttatacttatctttagtttacactgtcaattatttttacttatttccggttattacacaacatgcaacataaaaatcacgtaccaatgtaaaattatcattgtacctgaagaaggctggtttggccagccgaaatatagtacacctacaaaaaagatccttctacgttgtgtcgacttctgcttttattttcttcattctaatGTTAAGCTCCAGGGTAGGGCGGTTGGGTGGGCGGGCTACCCACGGGAAATTGACTTGGCGAGCTTTTCCCTAAGTGGGGATTTTGACATTGGGGTGCTGCCCTGGCGTCGGGAATTTGACATGGCCACCATCTTGGAAGACTGAAAGAACCTGGAAACGAGTCTTTGCCATCGTGGACAGTTGTTTCGATCGTTCTGCTTTTCCCGCCCAACTATGAGCGAAATTAAGGTAGGTGaatctattttattttccttcaaatataCAGAGACAAAAACTTCTTGTAGACTACGGTTACAAGTACACTGActgtctttgattttttgtttttcataattGCGATATTCACGACACGCTTGATCTTGgattcaaatgcaaattatttttcacgTTTTTCTTTATCCAGGTTCTTTTGCAGTGCGGTGAGCAACGAAAAGTTGTCGCTATTTTCTATACTTTTCTGTCCACTATTAAAAGAACATTTAAAATTGGCGGCGCAGGATCAAAACGTTACTCTTCCAAGAATATGATAATATAATGAGGTTAAATAGACCTGTTTCGGGCAAAAAAAGTTACCCAGGGGCAGAAATTTGACAATTACTAGGTGTCAATCCATGGGTAGGGAATTTGACTCTGGCTCtagtgaaaattcaaaaattcaaattccccGACTCGCTTTCGACTGAAATAAACTGATGAACAAACTTTGGTACAATTTGTCTCTTTCTTGTCTAAAACAAGTGGATCCCAGGTTGCCGTGAGTCTATTTGGTAACAAATCACAGAAGACgtgaaaatgtggtaagaacatcagtagCACACCAGGTTATCGCCTCGTTTACCACTTTTCTTTTACGAATAAGTAGAATAACAGGGTCTGTGTTTCCGATACACCTAGTAGGCCTGAGTTTTTAGGGAGTCAGAGTTTTCGATACACCTTGTGGGTCTGAGTTTTTCGGCGTTCTGAGTTTTCGACACACTCAGTAGGTCTAGGTTTTTCGGGgtctgaggtctgagttttcgaggtctgagttttaGTGACACTGAATCGTTCCCAAAGGTCTAAGGTCGTTTAGTATACAAGGCAAATTGCTGGGATTGAGCTGACTTCTACATAGGAAAAACGAAGCGGAGACTTCAAGATAggaaaactgaacattttaaaGCCCTAGCAAAACATGAACATTCATCACTACCACTATCCACTATAAACTggaataattttgaaattctcGCGTCCGGAAAAACTGACTACCActgcaagataaaagaaaccttgttcATACTGGAACTTAACCCAAGCGTAAATACCAATATTACCAGTTGTCACTTTATTAATAGGGACCTTATGCAACAGGACGGGTGgaagaatgacaaaaaaatgtcgCCCAAGACTGTGGATTCCCGGTCTTGCGCGATATGTTTTCGTCATTTTATTGTCCTCGGTcgtccagccgtcctgttgcgctAGGTTCCTATTATGTCACTGCCACCCAGATCTGAATATTTTTGGAGAGAAAAAATGGTTCAAGGgctacaaaataaaatagttttaTAAAAGACTGTACTAATATATACATGTTATATATGGTTAGAGAGCTTTAAAttgtgaaaatgtttttgatgcAATTTCAAGCTTCGCCAGGTTCTGGCCAGGGATACCGCAACAGCGTAAGCCAATTACTGCGGTTCCGTAATATACCCTAAACCCCCGTGTGAGATGTTCTTTAATGTCCCGCAGAGTTGTGAACACCTAAGAGTTGCGAGACAGGGGCTATAGTTTGTCGTCCTTATCTGGTTAAATGGTTAGACTAGAGAGTCTTGCAggtgtaattacaaaggcagcactttgtAATCAGTTATTTCGAAACCCTGAGTGTTAATCCGGCCAGTGTACGAACCCCCAACCCCCCCTCCCACGGTATTCCGATGCTTAACCAAGTGAGCCAACCGGTCggcggtaaaaaaaaataagaaatattaaaaaaataacagatacttttgaaaatattgtaaTATACGACGCGTCAAGTCAAATTATTAGAAATGCATTACTTCACAATCTTTATCAGCGCCTTGTGCGTTACTTTTCTTACGAAACTTCGACGGCCAAAGATTAAGAGTCTTTATGGTGTTATCACTTGgattatttgcatattttaaaaacttaaatgtctctggaacaaaaagagatatttgaaaatagtaataaGCACTCTTTTCGTATAGACTACTTAAATGGCTTAGAAtttcgtcatagtagcactttaagggATTCTAGGAACAATGGTGATCCACACGCATCGCCGTTGTCTGGGAGCGAGGCCGCCTCGGCGCAATGTGCACCACCTGAAAGGGAAGCGAATTCCACGTAGACTCTGTGACCCCCTTTCGCAGTATGATTTTATCATGTCAGCGGTCACCCTaccttattaatattcaacttCGTCGGCTACTTCATCGCAATTCTTGTTTCTTGTGTGTCAGTTGTCAGAGATGGTGAGCGTTGAgttttgaagctgttttttaattataagGTTGTCTTGTAACGCAGTACTGTTTCGCAAATTTTAGCGTGACGTATGaaaatttctgcaatcattgaaacttggcacgGAATCGTATGAAAATGTTCCAAAAGATCGTCTTATTACGATAGTTTCCTATGGAAAGCCATAACTTTCTTATGTGGTCATTCGTTATTacatgatgtggtttcaccattatgtgatgtggtttcattattatgtgatgtggtttcaccattatgtgatgtggtttcaccattacgtggtgtggtttcaccattacgtggtgtggttttgtcattatgtggttttgtcattatgtgatgtggttttgccattatgtgatgtggtttcaccattatgtgatgtggtttcgtCATAACGTCATTTCTAGGCATATCCTTCATGTAAGAATACCATATATGCATCCAGGTATCTATGTTCACTTAGTTCTTTGTGTAAGATAATATAATAcatactttacttgcttggtgtactttacttgcttaacttactttacttgcttgacctactttacttgcttgacctactttagttgcttgacctacttcaagcaagcaagcgcagACAAAATGCCTATGTactcaagcaagtaaagtaaagtaaagtagttcaagcaagtaaagtacgtgaagcaagtaaagtacaccaagcaagtgaagtaggtcaagcaagtgaagtaagttaagcaagtaaagtataccaagcaagtaaagtatatattatattatctTACACAAAGAACTAAGTGAACATAGATACCTGGATGCATATATGGCATTCTTACATGAAGGATATGCCTAGAAATGACATTATGACGAAACCACatcacgtaatggtgaaaccacatcacataatgacaaaaccacctaatggtgaaaccacatcatgtAATAACGAATGACCACATAAGAAAGTTATGGCTTTCCATAGTTTCCCGTCTTTATAACGAAATGAATAAACCTTTCAGGTGTACAATTATACATTATATGTTACTAGTCAACTTGCACACGCAAGCTTGACGGTCAATTCCTCGATCGCTTCTCAAACGTCTTGTGATGAATAAACGGCGGCCGATTTGTCTCATGTCCTGCGCGCGTAAACGCGGATAtgcatttgaaaaagaaaaaaagaaaccttacAAGGACTTCGAAAGAACATGCAATCAAAGATGATATTTAAAGATCATATCGATCGTCTTTCGACTGAGGTTCcgctaaataataattacgatATGGTTTGTGGGATCATTTTTTCCCCGAGATTTTACATTTCAGATTTCCTTATTCAATACAATACGAACAAAAACTTGTAAGATAATTCATCTCTCATATGACGaggtttcaaattaatttcGTACTGTTGGCGAACGCGCGGAATGGAGGATACCTAAACTTCGAGCCAGGATTCGAGCTAGGATCCGAGCCAGGATCCGAGCTAGGATCCGAGCCAGGATTCCAGCCAGGATCCGAGCTACAATCTTTTGAACATGACATGTCACATTACCAGGTTTCCTTGTTTGAGAAGGGCCCAGTTGCCTAAAAATATAATACAAGTCACAAGTCATGTGGAGTAACGCGTAGGAAGCGAAATGTTGGGGTTTTTTTATGCAGACTTGTCTTTTATGCCCGTTGTTCGTCCCAAGATACTTCGAGTAAGTAAAATGCTAGTTCCTGATCGAAATTTTCGTTAACTTCCCGTAGGGGTAGCTGGGTTAGTATATGAACGCCATTGCAGGGTAGGTGAGTTAAGTGGCCACTCTGAAAATGCTAAGAAATGGGTTCCTGCTCACTCCCCAACGATTTCTGTGGTCCTTGGTATATTCTAGGGAGTAGGGGAGAGGATTTTGTAATCGTAACAAAGATGGCGTCATACAATTGTAACGTGATTTTCTTCTAAATGCAAAATTCTGTACTTAGAACCAAAACACACCTTTAAAGAGATCAAAATTGTAAGGAATAAGTATCAAGAAGACTTAGAAGTAATGATAGCCAAGGCGATGTAGCCAGTTTGTCTTGAGATACAACGCAATGGGAACTCGTGTATCTTTGCAGACAAGTTTATAAATAAACTGTTTGTGTTTCAGTTCTGGTAAGAtattcaatataatttttCTCGTCGAGAACAAAGACAACATGCTGCAACGTTGAGCGCCTCCTTGGATCGGGCATCTACAAACAACTGATTATTGCGTGCGAATGGTTATTGTTACATACTTTAATACATGCATACTTTATTGTTACCTCCCCAATGGGGCTTTTcagaaacaattatttcaattaCTAAAGTTACTAGTAACTatacaattaaaattgaataaaaatgctaaaaataaatgaagtaTTTACCAAAAGCTTATTCTTTAAGATACGTCTAAATAATTGAACCGAACGGcttgattttaaaaagtggtCTAAATTGTTCCAAAGTCCAATAGTTCTGTAATAAAAAGTTCTTTGTCCTGAGGCAGTTTAAAAAAGAGATATGTTGAGCTTTTGGCCACTCCTAGTTGTACACTTACTAACTTGCTCGCGGGTAATGAATTATGACGTCAGATATTTGGGGGCGTGTCCGGAAATAGCGTGGCGGTAATATAGTAACGAAGACAAACTTTTTAAGTGGGGAGTTACATGATCATACTTTCTCGCGCCACTGACGATTCGATATGCGTGTTGTTCTTTCCTCGACATTCGACATGCGTGTTGTTCTTTCCTCGATAGATGAATTGCTGATTAGAGCTCATGAATATTCCAGAACTCCTCATTTCTCGATTCTCCATCCTTGACTATTATAAGGTAGGGTATCCTTACAAGTACCGCTGGTCAACTGCAGGCCGCGAGATTCTCGATAAATTCCGTGGAATTCTGAGGAAGTAGCTGACGAATCGCCGACGAAGTCCGACGAAGTCCGACGaagttgaatattaataaggtAGGGTGACCGCTGACATGATAAAATCATAGTGCGGAAGGGGTTCATTCGCTTCCCAGTCCCGGGTGATGGACTTTCAGGCGTAGTACTGTAGGTACTGATGGAAAATACTGAGAAGGAATTGAGAAAGTAATGGAGGAGAACTTGAAGGCAGAAGAACTGAAACCGCACGATCTGGAAGAGAAGCGAGAAAGCGAGGAAGTAGTGGAGGAGAGCTTGAAGGCAGACGAAGTGAAACAGCACGATTTGGAAGAGAAGCTGGGTGGGAATCACTGTCCTTTGGTTATGGTTGCAATAGCCGATTTCATTGCTGGAGATGAGACGCAGTTAAGCTTCAGTGAAGGTGACGAATTGGTCATTCTTAACAAGAAATCCACTGATTGGTGGTGGGGCGAGCTGGACGGAATGTGCGGTTATATCCCTGTGTCTTACGTTACTTCGGCAGCAGACTATGTGAGGAATTTTACAAGCTCTCACGAATGGCAAGACGAAGAATATTTTGCAGACTACGGTAAACTAAAGCTCCATCAAGAAATGCTGAGTGATCAAGCACGAACTCTTGCTTACAGGAATGCGATCAACAAACATCGCGATGTTTTCCTGGGAAAAACTGTACTGGACGTGGGATGTGGAACAGGGATTTTAAGCTTGTTTTGTGCGAGAGAttgtcaagcaagcaaagTTTATGCTGTTGACGCTAGTGCAGATATAGGAAGCCTGACCACGGAGATCGTAAAAGTGAACAGTTTAGACCATGTCATTTCTGTGTACATCGGGAAAATAGAAGATATAGAACTTCCTGAGAAAGTGGACATAATTTTATCCGAATGGATGGGAACCTGTTTAGTCTTTGAATTCATGATTGACTCTGTTCTTTTAGCTAGAGACAAGTGGCTGAAGCCACAAGGAGTTATCTGGCCTTCAAGTGCAAAGTTATTCATTGTTCCTTGCACAGCTAAGAAGATTTATGAAGAAAAGGTGACAGTGTGGAATGATCAATATGGGTTTGATTTTTCTCCTGTTCTAGATAGAGCCAAAGCAGAGTTTCTTGATAGACCTTTGCACAACTATCAACTTGACAGTGAAGATTGCCTCTCACAAGCTGCAGTTCTTTTGGATATTGACATGCAAACATTTCCAAGAGAGGACTTGGAATTCATGTCAGagcaatttgaatttgtggTAACAAGAGATGGTACATTTCATGGACTTTGTAGTTGGTTTACTGTATTATTTGGGGGAGTTCCATGTACAGATGATTTAGCATACGAAATTTTGTCAACAGGGCCTGGTGATCAAACAACCCACTGGAAACAAAATCTGTTTCTCCTGGATGAGCCATTATATGTGTGCAAAGGCAATTACATCACTGGCTCTGCTACTTTGAAGAGAAATCCGAAATACCGCAGACATCTTAGAGTCATCTTTGACTTCAGGATGTATTCATCAATATCAAATAGGTCTCTTGTTTGCAGCATCaagaaaaagtttttcatATGGAGGTGAATGTGAAGAAACTTAGTAataatcttgaaatttttttttagcttgcTCTTTGTATCTCTTACAtatcttttgttgttgtccaaagatatgttttttttattgttttttttcaaacttacaCTGATATATACATGACTGTCATTGGTTTTGTGGGGAGGGATGTGGGAAAATGGAGTTATTAGAAAATTAGAGCTTCACTGATTTTTGCCAGGGAGGAGATAGACCTTGACCAGcagctgtattttttttaatcccaAAGCAAGATTTCTGCAAGCAACAGTTGTAAATTAACAGAATGACAAAAAGGGCAGTGTCACGCCACTTGAGTAGAACTCCTGTAGTGTGAAAATGCTTCGTAAAAtcaatggaaaataaaactaatgGTGAAGCTTCTGTACCAAGAACTTTGTTTGAACACTTGATTCACTTTTTGTCATCTACataaaaattggccaatatTTATGTAGAATTTATGAAGATGTAGTATGAATGCaatgtatttcaaaatttggcaAACTTCAATGTGGATACCTTTTCCTgacaaaattcatttgatGCTGGTGTTGGTTTATAAGGAATGTAGAATcttttaaatcaaattttaagttTCATATTTCAACCAGCTATGACCTTGAAAAGCAGTAAATAAAGCTTCTGTAACAGTGCCCCATTaaagtttcttcagaaaatcTTTTGCTACAGTAAGTAGGATTCATGTACAACTTTTCTGTTATTAACAGTACCATGAAATTTGTTGTAGcacatttattatttattacaattatcaaaataaataattattttcacccTTATTATGATTGGGTACACGAAATATAATTCCTAATTGCCAAAAGAGAGACttctcaaaatatttttaaattgatcAGAGACCAATAGTACTTAAACAGCACcaataataaatttcttcTGATAATCTCTTCACATTTACAGCAAAACCTTTCTCCCACAAGATTTCATTTTTGATaaggagataaaaaaaaatgacaaaatgatGTCAAAAACTAGTTGCAATGCCAACAGCCCCTGCTGAAACTGCCACATATTAAATAAAGTCCTTTTCATCTgttttagctgtttttttggcGGGTGAATCCTCAGTCATAGGCTCGTACAATTCATTAAATGTTGCAATAGTTCTAAAACTGCCTTTCTCGGTTTTTGTCAACTCTGCATTTCCAGGTCGTATACTGATAGCTGTTGTGAATCCTGCCTCAAATGCAGCTCTAGCTTCTataaaaaccaaaaagtgGAACGTTTTTTCTTCATAAGAATTCAAGGACCCTAAACCATATTAAAAGTTATGTTGATTCCATACATTTTAGCATCAGTATGGCAGTGACATCAATTTGAAATCCCTCTTccaaggaataataattattgatcataAAAATGTCAGCTCTTGCagacaaatttattttctctgaaaaaaaacCGAAAGTTATGATCATCTTGGTCTTTTTGCATATCATGGGAGGAGGTGGGGTGGTTTAAAGGGCATTGGGTTTCCCTGCTGTTACCCCAGGTTCAAAATCCTGTTCTAACCTCTGATCAGGATTTGTTCCCAGTTGTCCTGGGTTCAACTCTACTACACGTTTTAAATAGCCAGCTGACTGCATCCTGCCAGTTTGGGTTCTTAGTCATGTTTCTGTTaagtttaaataataataattattgtttctttaagaTCATTAAAAGAAGAGTACCTGTGATCTAGCTTGATAGCTTAAGTGGACTTCCactataaataaattatttacatttttaactATATCATAACTtatagcaaaaaaaacaatcttgAGAAAGGGAAATAACTAAGTCAGAACTCACCTTTTGTAACATCAGTTACAAACAAAATTCTTGATGGTTTAGTGTGTATAATGTCTGAAATTGCCTTGTAACTTTTGGGCTCAGTTTTTGCCCCAACTTTAGTGTCAAAGTGTCCACTTATGTactgttgaaagaaaatgatagAGAGGTGTCAAAGAGGGCAACACATCAAATCTATttgatgaaaattgaaatgatGATGGTAGTAATGATTCAACAacagttttattatttttctcttaaacTCTTTCATAGACAACCACATCTCATTGTCCACatactataataatattaaaactgaagtgatatcctgtgaaaaaaaaacagttagCAGGGTTATTTTGTGAGTTGTGTAAGGTTGTTAGATGGTTCCAGTGTTCTTCACAGGTGTTACATTCCctgtttttaaattatttcattttactgGAACATGCATGGTGTCTAAAAATCACAATGCCCACCTATGTTGTGACTA
Proteins encoded in this window:
- the LOC141890037 gene encoding protein arginine N-methyltransferase 2-like; this encodes MEENLKAEELKPHDLEEKRESEEVVEESLKADEVKQHDLEEKLGGNHCPLVMVAIADFIAGDETQLSFSEGDELVILNKKSTDWWWGELDGMCGYIPVSYVTSAADYVRNFTSSHEWQDEEYFADYGKLKLHQEMLSDQARTLAYRNAINKHRDVFLGKTVLDVGCGTGILSLFCARDCQASKVYAVDASADIGSLTTEIVKVNSLDHVISVYIGKIEDIELPEKVDIILSEWMGTCLVFEFMIDSVLLARDKWLKPQGVIWPSSAKLFIVPCTAKKIYEEKVTVWNDQYGFDFSPVLDRAKAEFLDRPLHNYQLDSEDCLSQAAVLLDIDMQTFPREDLEFMSEQFEFVVTRDGTFHGLCSWFTVLFGGVPCTDDLAYEILSTGPGDQTTHWKQNLFLLDEPLYVCKGNYITGSATLKRNPKYRRHLRVIFDFRMYSSISNRSLVCSIKKKFFIWR